Proteins encoded by one window of Lactobacillus paragasseri:
- a CDS encoding thiolase family protein, with the protein MLQDVYIVGMNRIPFGKYRGFYKDENAVDLGVLALKGLLKKNIVSQDKIDNILIGNVLSAGLGQNVARQIALKSGLPESIVATSIDDVCGSSLKALRFAQVQMLLGDYEIAVVGGAESMTNAPLLLNKSKKHDKNPVYQDSLMIDGIGDAYSEKPMGITAENVADKYQVTRQDMDEFARDSHAKAYAAQENNWFEEEYAPIKLNGKVLDHDETIRPDTSLDALGQLKPVFKENGRVTAGNSSPLTDGASMVLLANQQKLDEFNLTPLAYLGAYAEIGCDPAYMGYAPYFAIKKLLKETNSTIDDYDLVEINEAFAAQAYAVARDLNIPKEKLNIAGGAISLGHPLGATGTRLVISAVNSLRKINGRRAIVSLCIGGGQGIAYEIRRII; encoded by the coding sequence GTGTTACAAGATGTTTATATTGTAGGAATGAATCGAATTCCTTTTGGCAAATATCGTGGATTTTATAAGGATGAAAATGCTGTTGATTTAGGTGTCTTAGCACTGAAAGGCTTATTAAAAAAGAATATAGTATCGCAAGATAAAATCGATAACATTCTAATTGGCAATGTTTTAAGTGCTGGTTTAGGGCAAAATGTTGCACGTCAAATTGCTTTAAAATCAGGATTACCTGAGTCTATTGTTGCTACAAGCATTGACGATGTTTGTGGTTCTAGTTTAAAAGCTTTACGGTTTGCACAAGTGCAAATGTTACTTGGTGATTATGAAATTGCTGTTGTTGGCGGAGCTGAAAGCATGACAAATGCTCCTCTTTTACTCAATAAGAGTAAAAAGCATGATAAAAATCCAGTATATCAAGATAGTTTAATGATAGATGGCATTGGTGACGCCTATTCTGAAAAGCCAATGGGAATTACTGCTGAAAATGTTGCTGATAAATACCAAGTTACTCGTCAAGATATGGATGAATTCGCACGTGATTCTCATGCCAAGGCTTATGCGGCTCAAGAGAATAATTGGTTTGAAGAAGAGTATGCCCCTATCAAGTTAAACGGGAAAGTACTAGATCATGATGAGACGATTCGACCAGATACTAGTTTAGATGCCTTGGGACAGCTTAAACCTGTATTTAAAGAAAATGGTCGTGTTACAGCAGGAAATTCATCTCCATTGACTGACGGAGCAAGTATGGTGCTTCTTGCCAATCAACAAAAATTAGATGAATTTAACTTAACGCCATTAGCTTATTTAGGTGCTTATGCGGAAATTGGCTGTGATCCTGCTTATATGGGATATGCACCATATTTTGCAATTAAAAAATTGCTAAAAGAAACTAATAGTACAATTGATGATTATGATTTAGTTGAAATTAATGAAGCATTTGCGGCGCAAGCTTATGCTGTAGCTCGTGATTTGAATATTCCAAAAGAAAAGCTAAATATTGCTGGTGGAGCAATTAGTTTAGGACATCCATTGGGTGCGACAGGTACGCGGTTAGTAATAAGTGCAGTGAATAGTTTACGCAAGATCAATGGTCGAAGAGCGATTGTTTCGTTATGTATTGGTGGCGGTCAAGGAATTGCATATGAAATCAGAAGAATTATCTAA
- a CDS encoding hydroxymethylglutaryl-CoA synthase, which translates to MKVGIDQIGYFTPNKYVDMVDLAHARNQDPNKFLIGIGQKRMSVADPTQDAVSMGINATLRYINKIDKSKVGLLIFGTESSVDQSKSGSLFVKSALKLDPTVRAFEVKEACFGLTAGVMIAQDFVRLHPDQTAIVIGSDIARYGINTAGEVTQGAGSVSLLISSNPRILEINEGHSAYSEDINDFWRPNYSKTAKVDGKYSTQVYLNFFKHTFSDYKKQKGLETKDFAAIIYHLPFTKMGLKANRLAIEGVDEETNARLMDRFTASKELNANVGNIYTGSLYLSLLSLLENGGLKAGDLIGLFSYGSGAMAEFYSANVVEGYENELDKDADEALLDKRKKLSVPEYEKIFSASLVDPQNNVELTSDEEKGRYYFAGICDDIRQYKVK; encoded by the coding sequence ATGAAGGTTGGAATTGATCAAATTGGATATTTTACTCCAAATAAGTATGTAGATATGGTAGATTTGGCTCATGCACGAAACCAAGATCCAAATAAATTTTTAATTGGAATTGGGCAGAAAAGGATGAGCGTGGCTGATCCAACTCAAGATGCGGTTTCAATGGGAATTAATGCTACATTACGGTATATAAACAAAATTGACAAATCTAAAGTTGGGCTTTTGATTTTTGGTACTGAAAGTAGTGTTGATCAATCTAAATCAGGTTCTTTATTTGTAAAATCAGCTTTAAAACTTGATCCAACCGTTAGAGCGTTTGAAGTTAAAGAAGCATGTTTTGGATTAACAGCAGGGGTAATGATTGCTCAAGATTTTGTACGACTTCATCCTGATCAAACTGCAATTGTTATTGGTAGTGATATTGCTCGCTATGGAATCAATACTGCTGGCGAAGTAACTCAGGGAGCAGGAAGCGTTAGTTTATTAATCTCTAGCAATCCAAGAATTCTAGAAATTAATGAAGGCCATAGCGCTTATAGTGAAGATATTAATGATTTCTGGCGACCAAATTATTCTAAAACTGCCAAAGTAGACGGAAAATATTCAACTCAAGTTTATTTAAATTTTTTTAAACATACTTTTTCTGATTATAAGAAGCAAAAGGGACTTGAAACAAAAGATTTTGCTGCTATTATTTATCACTTACCTTTTACTAAAATGGGGTTGAAGGCTAATCGTTTAGCCATTGAGGGAGTAGATGAAGAAACAAATGCCCGCTTAATGGATAGGTTTACTGCGTCTAAAGAATTAAATGCTAATGTTGGCAATATTTATACTGGATCTTTGTATTTGAGTTTACTTAGTTTACTTGAAAATGGTGGTTTAAAAGCTGGCGATTTAATTGGGTTATTTTCTTATGGCTCAGGTGCCATGGCCGAATTTTATTCAGCAAATGTAGTTGAAGGATATGAGAATGAGCTTGATAAGGATGCTGATGAGGCTTTATTAGATAAAAGAAAGAAATTAAGTGTTCCTGAATATGAGAAAATCTTTTCAGCGAGTTTAGTAGATCCCCAAAATAATGTTGAACTTACTAGTGATGAAGAAAAAGGGAGATATTATTTTGCGGGAATTTGTGATGATATTCGTCAATATAAAGTTAAATAG
- the rlmD gene encoding 23S rRNA (uracil(1939)-C(5))-methyltransferase RlmD: MTKFIKNKQEKDIIITIKRLGINGEGIGYYKKKIIFIPGALPGEVVVAKIIDRHPHYLEGELVRIKEKSPDRVAFPKGVNPAVGGLELAHLSYPKQLEFKQHLILESLRKYHPRDYIKYKVKKTISAPNAWHYRNKAQYQIEFNKGKSKLGLYAPNSRRLIDLPEMPTQTKETQKTEREIKKLIDKLHIRIADFRRHNDGIKTIVVRQSHASGEIQVTLITIGKKIRDLKLLASQIMKLPNVVSVFQNETQWQNPQVWGNKTIKLFGKSHIIEEILGKKFKLSPRAFFQLNPEQTSTLYSEALKYLDLTPDQTLIDAYAGVGTLGILASDQVRQVIGIESIPEAVIDAQENCHLNHVRNAEYIQGNVEKLLPELKNQGVPIDALIVDPPRTGLSKKLIKTLLEVKPETFVYVSCNPATLAKDLVLLSEAYDVRVIQPVDMMPQTPRWEGVTKLVLRKNK; this comes from the coding sequence TTGACAAAATTTATTAAAAACAAGCAAGAAAAAGATATTATTATCACTATTAAACGGCTAGGTATTAATGGTGAAGGGATCGGATATTATAAAAAGAAAATTATTTTTATTCCCGGTGCTCTTCCAGGTGAAGTTGTTGTTGCAAAAATCATTGATAGACACCCACATTATTTAGAGGGCGAATTAGTTCGAATTAAAGAAAAGTCTCCAGATAGAGTGGCTTTCCCGAAGGGCGTAAATCCGGCCGTTGGCGGCTTAGAATTAGCTCATCTTTCTTATCCAAAACAACTTGAGTTTAAGCAACACCTAATTCTAGAATCTCTTAGAAAATATCATCCAAGAGACTACATTAAGTATAAAGTCAAAAAGACTATTTCAGCTCCAAATGCCTGGCACTATCGCAATAAAGCTCAATACCAAATTGAATTCAATAAAGGAAAGAGTAAACTTGGCCTGTACGCTCCTAACTCACGTCGTTTAATTGATCTTCCTGAAATGCCAACTCAAACAAAAGAAACACAAAAAACAGAGCGTGAAATTAAAAAGTTAATCGATAAACTTCATATTCGAATTGCTGACTTTAGACGTCATAATGATGGTATTAAAACTATTGTAGTTCGTCAAAGCCATGCTAGTGGGGAAATCCAAGTAACTTTAATTACAATTGGTAAAAAAATTAGAGACCTTAAATTACTAGCCAGCCAAATTATGAAACTTCCTAATGTAGTTTCTGTTTTTCAAAATGAAACACAATGGCAAAATCCTCAAGTTTGGGGCAACAAGACAATTAAATTGTTTGGAAAATCACATATTATCGAAGAAATACTAGGTAAGAAATTTAAACTCTCACCTCGTGCATTTTTCCAGTTAAATCCAGAACAAACTAGTACGCTTTATTCAGAGGCACTTAAATACCTAGACTTAACTCCAGATCAAACTTTAATTGACGCTTATGCTGGGGTTGGTACTCTAGGGATTCTAGCAAGTGACCAAGTTAGACAAGTCATTGGGATTGAATCTATTCCTGAAGCTGTAATTGATGCCCAAGAGAACTGCCACTTGAATCATGTGAGAAATGCAGAATATATTCAAGGAAATGTTGAAAAGTTACTTCCTGAATTAAAAAATCAAGGTGTCCCAATTGATGCTTTGATCGTCGATCCTCCACGTACAGGATTAAGCAAAAAGTTAATTAAGACTCTACTTGAAGTAAAACCAGAAACCTTTGTTTATGTTTCTTGTAACCCAGCTACACTTGCAAAAGATTTAGTTCTTTTAAGCGAAGCTTACGACGTTCGCGTTATTCAACCAGTTGATATGATGCCTCAAACTCCACGCTGGGAAGGTGTTACAAAATTAGTTTTAAGAAAAAATAAGTAA
- a CDS encoding DUF402 domain-containing protein has translation MEMPREGDYIAIQSYKHNGTLHRNWRDTMVVKTEQNIIIGVNDRTLITEEDGRKWISREPAIVYFHRKLWFNVIAMLRPDGVAYYANLASPFILDREALKYIDYDLDIKVFPDGEIRLLDADEYAMNKKRWHYSEEIDSILRSTSFELLDWIDQRKGPFAKKFAQIWYERYNQLRPDLDRSFFKGRENEERKILGT, from the coding sequence ATGGAAATGCCTCGTGAAGGCGATTATATCGCAATTCAAAGTTATAAGCATAATGGCACGTTGCATCGAAATTGGCGTGACACTATGGTAGTTAAAACAGAGCAAAATATTATTATTGGCGTTAATGATCGAACTTTGATTACAGAAGAAGACGGTAGAAAGTGGATTAGCCGTGAACCAGCAATTGTTTATTTTCATCGTAAACTTTGGTTTAATGTGATTGCAATGCTCAGACCTGATGGAGTTGCATATTATGCTAATTTAGCTAGTCCCTTTATATTAGATCGAGAAGCACTGAAATATATTGACTATGATTTAGATATTAAGGTGTTTCCTGATGGGGAGATTAGATTGCTTGATGCGGACGAGTATGCAATGAACAAAAAACGCTGGCATTATAGTGAAGAGATTGATAGTATTTTGCGTAGTACTAGTTTTGAATTATTAGATTGGATTGATCAAAGGAAGGGCCCGTTTGCTAAAAAATTCGCACAAATTTGGTATGAAAGATATAACCAATTACGTCCTGATTTAGATCGTAGTTTTTTTAAGGGGAGAGAAAATGAAGAAAGAAAAATACTCGGCACATAA
- a CDS encoding hydroxymethylglutaryl-CoA reductase, degradative: protein MKSEELSKKKFYQWLPEERRNFLEEEGIELSKIASDTLTRLNTLSENVVGQVRLPLGILPRLIVNEKSYCVPMAVEEPSVVAAANHASKIFNQNGGVEAVSIRNGIYGQIVLEVAHDFDLVRFTEEFPELIELANRKFASLVKHGGGVRKIEASRKDNLVFLKVLVDPAEAMGANKTNAILEFLGNKLEKQINVEQTMYAILSNYPTQLTTAKVSLDINSVGGPKVAKKIVLLSEIGQTDIYRAVTNNKGIMNGVDSVLVATGNDYRGVEAATAVWANKDGSYTSLSKWSIANDRLIGTVTIPLAIGVVGGSIKARRDIQQSFNLLGKVSAEQLAEIIAATGLANNFSALLAISTKGIQAGHMKLQARNLVATLKANEDEKAKVLEKLQESKQYTQEAAVRFLDEIRKEKN from the coding sequence ATGAAATCAGAAGAATTATCTAAAAAGAAGTTTTATCAATGGTTGCCAGAAGAGAGAAGAAACTTTCTTGAAGAAGAAGGAATTGAATTAAGTAAAATAGCTTCTGATACTTTAACAAGATTGAATACACTCAGTGAGAATGTAGTTGGTCAGGTTCGACTTCCTTTGGGAATTTTACCGAGGTTAATTGTCAATGAAAAAAGTTATTGTGTGCCAATGGCGGTGGAAGAACCATCAGTTGTTGCAGCAGCTAATCATGCAAGTAAAATTTTTAATCAAAATGGTGGAGTAGAAGCAGTTAGCATTAGAAATGGAATCTACGGGCAAATCGTTTTAGAAGTGGCACATGATTTTGATTTAGTTAGATTTACTGAAGAATTTCCTGAGTTAATTGAATTAGCTAATCGTAAATTTGCTAGTTTAGTTAAGCATGGTGGCGGTGTTCGAAAAATTGAAGCTTCTAGAAAAGATAATTTGGTTTTTCTTAAAGTATTAGTTGATCCTGCAGAAGCAATGGGAGCAAATAAAACAAATGCTATTTTAGAATTCTTAGGAAACAAGTTAGAAAAGCAGATAAATGTTGAACAAACCATGTATGCGATTTTATCTAACTATCCGACTCAATTAACTACAGCCAAAGTAAGTTTGGATATTAATAGCGTTGGTGGACCCAAGGTAGCTAAAAAAATAGTTTTACTTAGTGAAATTGGTCAAACGGATATTTATCGAGCCGTAACTAATAATAAAGGAATAATGAACGGTGTTGATAGCGTCTTAGTAGCAACAGGTAATGATTATCGCGGAGTAGAAGCAGCAACTGCCGTATGGGCGAATAAAGATGGTAGCTATACTTCACTTAGTAAGTGGAGCATCGCAAATGATAGATTAATTGGAACAGTAACGATCCCCTTAGCAATTGGTGTAGTTGGTGGTTCTATCAAGGCTCGTCGAGATATTCAGCAGAGTTTTAACTTATTAGGTAAGGTGTCTGCTGAACAATTAGCCGAGATCATTGCGGCAACTGGTTTAGCCAATAATTTTTCAGCACTATTAGCAATTTCTACTAAGGGAATTCAGGCTGGTCATATGAAATTGCAAGCAAGAAACTTGGTTGCTACTTTAAAGGCTAATGAAGATGAGAAGGCAAAGGTTTTAGAAAAGCTGCAAGAAAGTAAACAATATACTCAAGAAGCCGCTGTGAGATTTTTAGATGAAATAAGAAAGGAAAAGAATTAA
- the recX gene encoding recombination regulator RecX, which produces MPIITKISTQKRKGRYNIFIDNEYAFSVSERTLAEKRLLKGTELSTEDIKEIKKAESDSHAIQLAMSYLSYQPRSVYEILEYLNKHEISQDASQAAVKNLIKLNYLNDNNFARLFIKNNLRVGKDGPRAVDRKLKQKGLAADVIQEALYEIEDEEWIDAGLRLVHSLIHQVGKLSYKDIKQKALTKLRAHGFDQELGELVIEKLDLENDEDEQIEALKRQGSKAWRRYRRDEDFKRKQKVKRYLFQHGFSSSEIDSFLNGEVVDLEEIDEY; this is translated from the coding sequence ATGCCAATTATAACTAAGATAAGCACGCAAAAACGTAAAGGACGCTATAATATTTTTATTGATAATGAGTATGCTTTTAGCGTAAGTGAAAGGACCCTAGCGGAAAAAAGACTTTTAAAGGGAACAGAATTAAGTACTGAAGACATTAAAGAAATTAAAAAAGCTGAATCAGATAGTCATGCTATTCAGCTAGCGATGTCTTATTTAAGTTATCAGCCACGTAGTGTATATGAAATTTTAGAGTATTTAAATAAACATGAAATTAGTCAGGATGCTAGTCAAGCCGCCGTTAAGAATTTGATTAAGTTGAATTATTTAAATGATAACAATTTTGCTCGTTTGTTTATCAAGAATAATCTTCGAGTTGGAAAAGATGGACCAAGAGCTGTTGATAGAAAATTAAAGCAAAAAGGTCTTGCAGCTGACGTTATTCAAGAGGCACTTTATGAAATTGAAGATGAAGAGTGGATTGATGCTGGTCTTCGCTTAGTGCACTCACTTATTCATCAAGTAGGTAAACTTTCATATAAGGATATTAAGCAAAAGGCGTTGACCAAATTGCGAGCTCACGGATTTGATCAAGAGCTAGGTGAATTAGTAATTGAGAAATTAGATTTAGAAAACGATGAGGATGAACAAATCGAAGCTTTAAAAAGACAAGGAAGTAAGGCATGGCGTCGCTATCGCAGAGATGAAGATTTTAAAAGGAAGCAGAAGGTTAAAAGATATCTGTTTCAACATGGCTTTTCAAGTAGTGAAATTGATAGTTTCTTAAATGGCGAAGTAGTAGATTTAGAAGAAATAGATGAATATTAA
- a CDS encoding Cof-type HAD-IIB family hydrolase, translating to MKIPFKAVAVDMDGTFLNDQRSYDHQLFDQVLTKLEKHDIRFIVASGRPFARLKNDFPEFIDRMDFVTANGSRLIVEGKEVAVEGLSKQQAINLINFVHNKYGSMATMAYGRKKAYIGTEAPAKDKEFLQYFAKESTEISDWQNLPDDVFIELTFHYDSKIAKDIEQDFNEQYGNLVTTFASNPIAIDAVKYGINKATGLRNLLARFNLTSEDLIAFGDSGNDIQMLDFAKYSYAMENGMEIAKEHARYLAPSNNDNGVLQVLNRYLDKN from the coding sequence ATGAAGATTCCTTTTAAAGCTGTTGCTGTTGATATGGATGGGACTTTTTTGAATGACCAGAGAAGTTATGATCATCAATTATTTGATCAAGTTTTAACTAAACTTGAAAAACATGATATTAGATTTATTGTAGCTAGTGGAAGACCATTTGCTCGGTTAAAAAATGATTTTCCAGAGTTTATTGATCGAATGGATTTTGTAACTGCTAATGGTTCTAGATTAATTGTCGAAGGGAAAGAAGTTGCTGTTGAAGGATTAAGTAAACAACAAGCTATCAATTTAATTAATTTTGTTCATAATAAATATGGCAGTATGGCAACAATGGCCTATGGCAGAAAAAAGGCCTATATTGGAACTGAAGCGCCTGCAAAAGATAAAGAATTTCTGCAATATTTTGCTAAGGAAAGTACTGAAATTAGTGACTGGCAGAATTTACCTGATGACGTTTTTATTGAATTAACTTTTCACTATGATAGTAAAATTGCAAAAGATATTGAGCAAGATTTTAATGAACAATACGGAAATCTTGTCACTACGTTCGCTTCTAATCCGATAGCTATAGATGCAGTTAAGTATGGGATTAATAAGGCTACTGGATTAAGGAATCTACTTGCTCGTTTTAATTTGACTAGTGAAGATTTGATTGCTTTTGGCGATAGTGGTAATGATATTCAGATGCTTGATTTTGCCAAATATAGTTATGCGATGGAGAATGGCATGGAGATCGCGAAAGAGCATGCAAGATATCTTGCTCCTAGCAATAATGATAATGGGGTATTGCAGGTCTTAAATAGATACCTAGATAAAAACTAA
- a CDS encoding alpha/beta hydrolase — translation MKIKSKKIKIIIISILAVCGIFIAAGLYFYQVAVVPGHKSFISNDTKIVKSDPLYREKKWYQDVHKQKWVIKSADDNLKLDANYIPAANSKKTVIILHGFMNNKDTMGAYAAMFHKLGYNTLLPDARGHGQSQGNYIGYGWREKVDVKKWAKEVIQKNGSDSKIAIFGVSMGGATTMMASGLTMPRQVKAYIEDCGYTNVKDEVEHEAEDLYHLPTFPRFPLVEVLSGITRLRAGYFLGDGSSIRQVAKNKRPMFFIHGEKDTFVPTKMVYDNYQASKGKKELWIVPGAKHAKSFATEPAQYQKKVKAFLNRYL, via the coding sequence ATGAAGATAAAGAGTAAGAAAATAAAAATTATTATTATCTCTATTTTAGCAGTTTGCGGCATTTTTATAGCTGCAGGGCTATATTTTTATCAGGTTGCTGTCGTTCCTGGTCATAAGTCGTTTATCAGTAATGATACTAAGATAGTAAAGTCTGATCCGCTTTACAGGGAGAAAAAATGGTATCAAGATGTTCATAAACAAAAATGGGTTATAAAGTCAGCGGATGATAATTTAAAGTTAGATGCAAATTATATTCCAGCTGCAAATTCTAAAAAGACAGTGATTATTCTACATGGTTTTATGAATAATAAAGATACAATGGGAGCTTATGCAGCTATGTTTCATAAACTTGGCTATAATACGCTTTTACCTGATGCTCGTGGACATGGACAAAGTCAAGGAAACTATATTGGATATGGCTGGCGTGAAAAAGTAGATGTTAAAAAATGGGCTAAAGAAGTTATTCAAAAGAATGGTTCTGATAGTAAAATTGCTATTTTCGGTGTCAGTATGGGAGGAGCAACAACCATGATGGCAAGCGGATTAACAATGCCGAGACAAGTAAAAGCCTATATTGAAGATTGCGGTTATACTAATGTTAAGGATGAAGTTGAACACGAAGCAGAGGACTTGTACCATTTACCAACTTTTCCACGTTTTCCATTAGTTGAAGTGTTAAGCGGAATTACTAGACTTAGAGCTGGATATTTCTTAGGGGATGGTAGCAGTATAAGACAAGTCGCAAAGAATAAGCGACCAATGTTTTTTATTCATGGAGAAAAGGATACTTTTGTTCCAACTAAAATGGTATATGATAATTACCAAGCTTCTAAAGGTAAAAAAGAGCTTTGGATTGTTCCAGGTGCTAAACATGCAAAGTCATTTGCAACTGAGCCTGCTCAGTATCAGAAAAAGGTCAAAGCTTTTCTAAATAGATATTTGTAA